Within the uncultured Draconibacterium sp. genome, the region CGATAGCTCCGGGCCGTATTATTATTGAAGCTGAAGGTGTTTCTATGGAAACTGCAAAAGAAGCTTTAAGACTTGCCGCTCAGAAACTACCGGTAAAAACAAAGTTTATGGTTAGACGTGATTATGTTGAAGAATAAAATTAGGTGAATCATGAAAGTAAGTGAAATCAAAGAAATGACGAACAACGAAATCGTTGAACGTCTACAGATTGAAAAAGAAAATCTTGTTCGCCTAAGATTGAATCATGCAGTATCGCCGCTTGAAAATCCTAACAAGTTGAAGGAAACTAAAGCAACGATTGCACGTTTAAATACAATTCTTCGCGAAAGAGAATTAAACGAAAATCAGAAGTAATTCAACGATGGAAAATAAAGTAAGAAATCTCAGAAAAGAGAGAATCGGGGTCGTTGTTAGTGATAAAATGGATAAATCGATTGTGGTTGCCGAAAAAACAAAAGAGAAGCACCCAATCTATGGTAAGTTCGTTAACAAAACTACCAAATTCCATGTCCACGATGAGAAAAATGATTGCAACGTTGGAGATACTGTAAGGATTATGGAAACTCGTCCTTTAAGTAAAACCAAATGTTGGAGAGTAGTTGAAATAATTGAAAGAGCTAAGTAATCATGGTACAACAAGAATCAAGATGTTCGGTAGCCGATAACAGTGGAGCAAAAGAAGTTTTAGTGATCCGTGTATTAGGCGGAACACGTAAACGTTATGCGACATTGGGCGACACTGTAGTGGTTACTGTAAAAAGTGCACTTGCCGGAGGCGAGATGAAAAAAGGTACTGTATCACGCGCTATTGTTGTACGTACGAAAAAAGAAAATCGTCGTCAAGACGGTTCTTACATTCGTTTCGACGATAACGCAGTAGTACTTCTTAACAACGCTGGCGAAATGCGTGGAACACGTATTTTCGGCCCGGTAGCACGTGAATTACGCGAGAAGAATATGAAAATTATTTCACTCGCACCAGAAGTATTGTAAAAAGAAAAGAGCTCAAAATGCAGAAAAAGTTACACATAAAAAAAGGTGACACTGTGGTTGTGATCGCTGGAAACAGTAAAGGCCAAAAAGGTCGTGTACTGGAAGTGATCCGTAAAACCGACAGAGCAATAGTTGAAGGTGTTAACATGATGAAAAAGCATACCAAACCTAACGCAACAGCGCCACAGGGAGGTATCATTGAACAGGAAGCACCGGTGCATATTTCTAACCTTATGTTGGTTGATCCTAAAACAGGTGAAGCTACACGTGTAGGTAAGAAATTGAATGACGATGGTAAATTAGTTCGTATTTCGAAAAAATCAGGAGAGGAGATTAAGTAATGGCTTACGTACCAACTCTTAAAAAGAAATATCAGGAAGAAATAATCCCTGCTTTAAAGAAAGAGTATGATTACTCTTCTGTAATGCAGGTTCCGAAATTAGAAAAAATCATCCTTAACCAGGGTGTTGGAGCAGCAATCGCCGACAAAAAACTGATCGACGTAGCTCAAACCGAAATGACAATGATCGCCGGCCAGAAGGCCGTACAAACTTTGTCAAAAAAGGATATCTCTAATTTCAAATTGAGAAAGAAAATGCCAATTGGCGTGCGTGTAACATTGCGTCGCGACCAAATGTATGAATTCTTAGATCGTTTAATTGCTGTGGCACTGCCACGTATTCGCGACTTTAAAGGTATCGAAAGCAAAATGGACGGCCGCGGAAACTACACACTTGGCGTTCCGGAACAAATTATTTTCCCGGAGATCGTACTTGATAAAGTAAGTAAGATCAACGGAATGAATATTACCTTTGTCACTTCTGCAAAAACCGACGAAGAAGGTTTTGCTTTGTTGAAAGAATTAGGTTTACCATTTAAAAACGTTAAAAAGAACTAGTAATGGCTAAAGAATCAATGAAGGCACGCGAAGTGAAACGTGCAAAACTAGTTGAGAAATACGCCGAAAAACGTGCCAGGCTAAAAGCTGAAGGCGACTGGGAAGGTTTGCAAAAACTTCCTAAAAACTCGTCGAAAGTGCGTTTGCACAACCGTTGTAAACTAAGCGGGCGTCCGAAAGGATATATGCGCCAATTCGGTATCAGCAGGATTGATTTTAGGGAAATGGCTTCAAATGGCTTGATTCCCGGAGTTAAGAAGGCAAGTTGGTAATCGTTAAAAGAAACTTGAAAAATGAGTAAAGTAACAGATCCAATAGCAGATTATCTGACAAGGGTAAGAAATGCAATTATGGCGAAAAACCGTGTAGTTGACATTCCAGCTTCAAATTTAAAGAAAGAGATGACTAAACTTTTGAAAGAAAAAGGTTACATCTTAAACTACAAATTCGAAGAAGGTGTTGGCGTTCAGGGTAACATTAAAATTGCGTTGAAATACAATCCAGAGACAAAAGTATCTGCAATAAAAGCGTTAGAACGCATTAGTAAACCAGGTTTACGTCAGTA harbors:
- the rpmC gene encoding 50S ribosomal protein L29, whose protein sequence is MKVSEIKEMTNNEIVERLQIEKENLVRLRLNHAVSPLENPNKLKETKATIARLNTILRERELNENQK
- the rplN gene encoding 50S ribosomal protein L14; the encoded protein is MVQQESRCSVADNSGAKEVLVIRVLGGTRKRYATLGDTVVVTVKSALAGGEMKKGTVSRAIVVRTKKENRRQDGSYIRFDDNAVVLLNNAGEMRGTRIFGPVARELREKNMKIISLAPEVL
- the rplE gene encoding 50S ribosomal protein L5, encoding MAYVPTLKKKYQEEIIPALKKEYDYSSVMQVPKLEKIILNQGVGAAIADKKLIDVAQTEMTMIAGQKAVQTLSKKDISNFKLRKKMPIGVRVTLRRDQMYEFLDRLIAVALPRIRDFKGIESKMDGRGNYTLGVPEQIIFPEIVLDKVSKINGMNITFVTSAKTDEEGFALLKELGLPFKNVKKN
- the rpsN gene encoding 30S ribosomal protein S14; this encodes MAKESMKAREVKRAKLVEKYAEKRARLKAEGDWEGLQKLPKNSSKVRLHNRCKLSGRPKGYMRQFGISRIDFREMASNGLIPGVKKASW
- the rpsH gene encoding 30S ribosomal protein S8; translated protein: MSKVTDPIADYLTRVRNAIMAKNRVVDIPASNLKKEMTKLLKEKGYILNYKFEEGVGVQGNIKIALKYNPETKVSAIKALERISKPGLRQYCDTTSIPRVLNGLGIAIISTSKGVITDKEARELNVGGEVLCYVY
- the rplX gene encoding 50S ribosomal protein L24, which encodes MQKKLHIKKGDTVVVIAGNSKGQKGRVLEVIRKTDRAIVEGVNMMKKHTKPNATAPQGGIIEQEAPVHISNLMLVDPKTGEATRVGKKLNDDGKLVRISKKSGEEIK
- the rpsQ gene encoding 30S ribosomal protein S17, with amino-acid sequence MENKVRNLRKERIGVVVSDKMDKSIVVAEKTKEKHPIYGKFVNKTTKFHVHDEKNDCNVGDTVRIMETRPLSKTKCWRVVEIIERAK